A single genomic interval of Drosophila virilis strain 15010-1051.87 chromosome 2, Dvir_AGI_RSII-ME, whole genome shotgun sequence harbors:
- the Cad96Cb gene encoding protocadherin beta-7 isoform X3, with product MQLSGGQFKIYTFVVVYLLGLAGGGLQNKPKTCLQTSLGFGRQPPHPNCSEPFAAKGAILDSRCYLEGGGSAESFLATEDLAVGSIIGKLRINGDPNADTGDINLSLREKNAPVEIVAGTKDLALSVELDKEGLKGPSSIYVNVICIRRRSTDPSFVVPVNVRVTDVNDNAPQWIGTPYTLTLSEVTVPGTRILQGARAEDADQPGPFSTVEYQVLPGPYAELVQFLNPLEGTLVLKKALDYEQLQNFTVKLRAQDQGTPPRHSDTLLRVVITDADDQNPKFLRESYSAELPADGRAGELRMRPEPLKAIDQDEGICAPIQYNIVQSQDAKYFRVHPHNGIITLLAPIGYADLTHGATLVVKATQIDNPDRYALTTVQLTRPGTHSDLSTLAFVQKRFVMRIREDTAVGNRILALPTNKPGKHLKYTIADPINSQFFSVGSLGELVLAKPLDYEKMTKHEFQVIASDGLTNSTSADVTLEVIDVNDWEPRFRETHYEFMVPKSQSLQSRTDSFEGVLIGKVEAADGDRNDKLELSLRGQHAGLFEIDATGNIYMRPEQLQSLNESTVHLIAIATDSGVPPRSTSVPVSVTMEGLTLAHSAWNNSMLGMFGMIVGLFLLIIMALSCYIVRSKKQRKSSPGGLSLGRNRVHSQAHSSVSSANLVTHEKLAGNGNGAGAGASVTSGGVSVLHMKHPSSNITMANPINNGLHHVASGASSSMALSSASNLLERERERERERQRESYAATVRSIVSRASANGQLYEEDEIEHDSLSQQGQQQQQQQHQTTPENNNRKTMAAVAGGVTTISTTANGSAAGAGSNLMAASDTMGSSENNLTVYF from the exons ATGCAGTTGTCGGGCGGTCAGTTCAAAATCTACACGTTTGTAGTCGTATATCTACTTGGACTGGCAGGTGGCGGTCTtcaaaacaaaccaaaaacatGCCTGCAAACATCGCTCGGATTTGGCAGACAGCCGCCACATCCAAATTGCAGCGAACCGTTCG CCGCAAAAGGAGCGATACTCGACTCCAGATGTTATCTGGAGGGCGGCGGTTCAGCGGAGAGTTTTCTAGCCACTGAAGATCTGGCGGTGGGCTCCATAATTGGTAAATTGCGCATTAATGGCGATCCCAATGCAGACACTGGTGACATTAATTTGTCGCTAAGAGAGAAGAACGCTCCCGTGGAGATTGTGGCGGGCACCAAAGACTTGGCTTTATCCGTAGAGCTGGACAAGGAGGGTCTAAAAGGACCCTCGTCGATCTATGTAAATGTCATATGTATACGAAGACGCTCAACGGATCCG AGCTTCGTTGTTCCCGTCAATGTTCGCGTCACGGACGTCAACGATAATGCACCACAATGGATTGGCACACCCTACACGCTGACCCTATCCGAGGTGACGGTGCCGGGCACACGCATACTCCAGGGTGCCCGTGCCGAGGATGCCGATCAGCCGGGACCGTTCTCCACGGTGGAGTATCAGGTTCTACCCGGTCCATATGCGGAGCTGGTGCAGTTTCTGAATCCTCTCGAGGGCACACTGGTTCTGAAAAAGGCACTAGACTATGAGCAGCTGCAAAATTTCACAGTCAAGTTGCGTGCCCAGGATCAGGGCACACCACCGCGACATTCGGATACACTGCTGCGCGTGGTCATCACCGATGCGGATGATCAGAATCCGAAGTTTCTACGTGAATCCTATAGCGCTGAGCTGCCCGCCGATGGTCGCGCCGGCGAGCTACGCATGCGCCCCGAACCACTGAAAGCCATCGATCAGGACGAGGGCATCTGTGCACCCATTCAGTACAACATTGTGCAATCGCAGGACGCGAAATACTTTCGCGTACATCCGCACAATGGCATCATCACGCTGCTCGCGCCCATTGGCTATGCAGATCTTACGCACGGCGCCACTCTGGTGGTGAAGGCCACCCAGATAGACAATCCGGATCGGTACGCCCTGACCACAGTGCAGCTAACCCGGCCCGGCACACACAGCGATCTCAGCACACTCGCCTTTGTCCAGAAGCGTTTTGTTATGCGCATACGCGAGGACACGGCCGTGGGTAATCGCATTCTGGCACTGCCCACCAACAAGCCTGGGAAACATCTGAAGTACACCATTGCCGATCCAATCAATTCGCAGTTCTTTAGCGTTGGCTCCCTGGGTGAACTGGTGCTAGCCAAGCCGCTGGACTATGAAAAGATGACCAAACATGAGTTCCAGGTCATAGCCAGCGATGGCCTGACCAACAGCACCTCCGCTGACGTCACGCTGGAAGTGATTGATGTCAACGACTGGGAACCGCGCTTCCGCGAGACACACTACGAATTCATGGTGCCCAAGAGT CAGTCGCTGCAGTCACGCACGGACTCCTTTGAGGGTGTACTAATTGGCAAGGTGGAGGCAGCAGACGGAGATCGCAATGACAAGCTGGAGCTATCGCTTCGTGGGCAGCATGCGGGCCTCTTCGAGATCGATGCGACGGGCAACATTTATATGCGCCCGGAGCAGCTGCAAAGTCTCAACGAGTCCACGGTGCATCTGATTGCCATTGCCACAGATTCGGGTGTACCGCCGAGAAGCACCTCCGTGCCTGTGAGCGTTACCATGGAGGGACTTACTCTCGCCCACTCGGCCTGGAATAACAGCATGCTGGGCATGTTTGGAATGATTGTGGGCCTGTTTCTGTTGATCATCATGGCACTCAGTTGCTATATTGTGCGCTCGAAGAAGCAGCGCAAGAGCAGCCCTGGCGGCCTGAGCCTGGGACGCAATCGTGTACATAGCCAAGCGCACAGTAGCGTCTCCTCGGCGAATTTAGTGACGCACGAAAAGCTGGCGGGCAACGGCAATGGTGCTGGCGCCGGCGCCAGCGTCACCAGCGGTGGTGTCTCAGTGCTGCATATGAAGCATCCTAGCAGCAACATCACTATGGCAAATCCAATCAACAACGGGCTGCATCATGTGGCTAgcggcgccagcagcagcatggcGCTGAGTAGTGCCAGCAACTTGTTGGAGCGGGAGCGCGAACGGGAGCGAGAGCGTCAACGGGAAAGCTATGCGGCAACGGTGCGCA GCATCGTATCGCGCGCCTCTGCCAACGGACAGCTCTACGAGGAGGACGAAATCGAGCACGACTCCCTCTCGCAGCAgggccaacaacagcagcagcaacaacatcagacGACGCCGGAGAACAATAATCGCAAGACgatggctgctgttgcaggaGGCGTGACAACCATCTCAACGACGGCCAATGGCAGTGCAGCCGGAGCTGGTTCCAATCTCATGGCCGCCTCTGATACGATGGGCTCCTCCGAAAACAATCTGACAGTCTACTTCTAG
- the Cad96Cb gene encoding protocadherin beta-7 isoform X4 → MQLSGGQFKIYTFVVVYLLGLAGGGLQNKPKTCLQTSLGFGRQPPHPNCSEPFAAKGAILDSRCYLEGGGSAESFLATEDLAVGSIIGKLRINGDPNADTGDINLSLREKNAPVEIVAGTKDLALSVELDKEGLKGPSSIYVNVICIRRRSTDPSFVVPVNVRVTDVNDNAPQWIGTPYTLTLSEVTVPGTRILQGARAEDADQPGPFSTVEYQVLPGPYAELVQFLNPLEGTLVLKKALDYEQLQNFTVKLRAQDQGTPPRHSDTLLRVVITDADDQNPKFLRESYSAELPADGRAGELRMRPEPLKAIDQDEGICAPIQYNIVQSQDAKYFRVHPHNGIITLLAPIGYADLTHGATLVVKATQIDNPDRYALTTVQLTRPGTHSDLSTLAFVQKRFVMRIREDTAVGNRILALPTNKPGKHLKYTIADPINSQFFSVGSLGELVLAKPLDYEKMTKHEFQVIASDGLTNSTSADVTLEVIDVNDWEPRFRETHYEFMVPKSSLQSRTDSFEGVLIGKVEAADGDRNDKLELSLRGQHAGLFEIDATGNIYMRPEQLQSLNESTVHLIAIATDSGVPPRSTSVPVSVTMEGLTLAHSAWNNSMLGMFGMIVGLFLLIIMALSCYIVRSKKQRKSSPGGLSLGRNRVHSQAHSSVSSANLVTHEKLAGNGNGAGAGASVTSGGVSVLHMKHPSSNITMANPINNGLHHVASGASSSMALSSASNLLERERERERERQRESYAATVRSIVSRASANGQLYEEDEIEHDSLSQQGQQQQQQQHQTTPENNNRKTMAAVAGGVTTISTTANGSAAGAGSNLMAASDTMGSSENNLTVYF, encoded by the exons ATGCAGTTGTCGGGCGGTCAGTTCAAAATCTACACGTTTGTAGTCGTATATCTACTTGGACTGGCAGGTGGCGGTCTtcaaaacaaaccaaaaacatGCCTGCAAACATCGCTCGGATTTGGCAGACAGCCGCCACATCCAAATTGCAGCGAACCGTTCG CCGCAAAAGGAGCGATACTCGACTCCAGATGTTATCTGGAGGGCGGCGGTTCAGCGGAGAGTTTTCTAGCCACTGAAGATCTGGCGGTGGGCTCCATAATTGGTAAATTGCGCATTAATGGCGATCCCAATGCAGACACTGGTGACATTAATTTGTCGCTAAGAGAGAAGAACGCTCCCGTGGAGATTGTGGCGGGCACCAAAGACTTGGCTTTATCCGTAGAGCTGGACAAGGAGGGTCTAAAAGGACCCTCGTCGATCTATGTAAATGTCATATGTATACGAAGACGCTCAACGGATCCG AGCTTCGTTGTTCCCGTCAATGTTCGCGTCACGGACGTCAACGATAATGCACCACAATGGATTGGCACACCCTACACGCTGACCCTATCCGAGGTGACGGTGCCGGGCACACGCATACTCCAGGGTGCCCGTGCCGAGGATGCCGATCAGCCGGGACCGTTCTCCACGGTGGAGTATCAGGTTCTACCCGGTCCATATGCGGAGCTGGTGCAGTTTCTGAATCCTCTCGAGGGCACACTGGTTCTGAAAAAGGCACTAGACTATGAGCAGCTGCAAAATTTCACAGTCAAGTTGCGTGCCCAGGATCAGGGCACACCACCGCGACATTCGGATACACTGCTGCGCGTGGTCATCACCGATGCGGATGATCAGAATCCGAAGTTTCTACGTGAATCCTATAGCGCTGAGCTGCCCGCCGATGGTCGCGCCGGCGAGCTACGCATGCGCCCCGAACCACTGAAAGCCATCGATCAGGACGAGGGCATCTGTGCACCCATTCAGTACAACATTGTGCAATCGCAGGACGCGAAATACTTTCGCGTACATCCGCACAATGGCATCATCACGCTGCTCGCGCCCATTGGCTATGCAGATCTTACGCACGGCGCCACTCTGGTGGTGAAGGCCACCCAGATAGACAATCCGGATCGGTACGCCCTGACCACAGTGCAGCTAACCCGGCCCGGCACACACAGCGATCTCAGCACACTCGCCTTTGTCCAGAAGCGTTTTGTTATGCGCATACGCGAGGACACGGCCGTGGGTAATCGCATTCTGGCACTGCCCACCAACAAGCCTGGGAAACATCTGAAGTACACCATTGCCGATCCAATCAATTCGCAGTTCTTTAGCGTTGGCTCCCTGGGTGAACTGGTGCTAGCCAAGCCGCTGGACTATGAAAAGATGACCAAACATGAGTTCCAGGTCATAGCCAGCGATGGCCTGACCAACAGCACCTCCGCTGACGTCACGCTGGAAGTGATTGATGTCAACGACTGGGAACCGCGCTTCCGCGAGACACACTACGAATTCATGGTGCCCAAGAGT TCGCTGCAGTCACGCACGGACTCCTTTGAGGGTGTACTAATTGGCAAGGTGGAGGCAGCAGACGGAGATCGCAATGACAAGCTGGAGCTATCGCTTCGTGGGCAGCATGCGGGCCTCTTCGAGATCGATGCGACGGGCAACATTTATATGCGCCCGGAGCAGCTGCAAAGTCTCAACGAGTCCACGGTGCATCTGATTGCCATTGCCACAGATTCGGGTGTACCGCCGAGAAGCACCTCCGTGCCTGTGAGCGTTACCATGGAGGGACTTACTCTCGCCCACTCGGCCTGGAATAACAGCATGCTGGGCATGTTTGGAATGATTGTGGGCCTGTTTCTGTTGATCATCATGGCACTCAGTTGCTATATTGTGCGCTCGAAGAAGCAGCGCAAGAGCAGCCCTGGCGGCCTGAGCCTGGGACGCAATCGTGTACATAGCCAAGCGCACAGTAGCGTCTCCTCGGCGAATTTAGTGACGCACGAAAAGCTGGCGGGCAACGGCAATGGTGCTGGCGCCGGCGCCAGCGTCACCAGCGGTGGTGTCTCAGTGCTGCATATGAAGCATCCTAGCAGCAACATCACTATGGCAAATCCAATCAACAACGGGCTGCATCATGTGGCTAgcggcgccagcagcagcatggcGCTGAGTAGTGCCAGCAACTTGTTGGAGCGGGAGCGCGAACGGGAGCGAGAGCGTCAACGGGAAAGCTATGCGGCAACGGTGCGCA GCATCGTATCGCGCGCCTCTGCCAACGGACAGCTCTACGAGGAGGACGAAATCGAGCACGACTCCCTCTCGCAGCAgggccaacaacagcagcagcaacaacatcagacGACGCCGGAGAACAATAATCGCAAGACgatggctgctgttgcaggaGGCGTGACAACCATCTCAACGACGGCCAATGGCAGTGCAGCCGGAGCTGGTTCCAATCTCATGGCCGCCTCTGATACGATGGGCTCCTCCGAAAACAATCTGACAGTCTACTTCTAG